The following coding sequences are from one Thermostaphylospora chromogena window:
- a CDS encoding DoxX family protein, producing MHTAANVLSVILAISFLGSGSMKVLGQVKIMEGLNKLGVSRNFGRVIGALESTAACGLLIGLIVGWLGAAAAVGLVLLMAGAIVFHVRAGDYADPRLRGPAMMPVFLLLFSVVTAILRILAIR from the coding sequence ATGCACACCGCGGCAAACGTGTTAAGTGTCATCCTCGCCATTTCCTTCTTGGGGTCGGGAAGCATGAAGGTGCTCGGGCAGGTCAAGATCATGGAGGGGTTGAACAAGCTCGGTGTGAGCCGGAATTTCGGTCGCGTCATCGGGGCGCTGGAGTCAACCGCGGCATGCGGACTCCTGATCGGCCTTATCGTCGGCTGGCTCGGTGCGGCAGCGGCCGTCGGTCTCGTGCTGTTGATGGCCGGGGCGATCGTCTTTCACGTGCGAGCCGGCGACTACGCAGACCCCAGGCTTCGAGGACCGGCGATGATGCCGGTGTTCCTTCTCCTGTTCTCCGTCGTGACCGCGATCCTGCGCATTCTGGCCATCCGGTGA
- a CDS encoding ABC transporter permease yields MSPSVQVAGRDGVSPLRVMLAILWRDVVVTWRELGSVLAQVVVQPLVMLFIFVGVLGRLAYVDPTYHDVLLPSVVALAGFVAALQAVALPLMMEFGYTKEIEDRLLSPIPIPLIGLEKVLVASLRALVAAAVTLPVGMLITQDTSFRVEGIPLLVLSILLGGWAAGAIGLIIGTLLPPSKVGIMFALIISPLLFTGGTQYPWPSLDKLPWFQWLTALNPMTYSSEGVRAALEPQVPHIEPWISLAVLVGSCMVLTVIGVFSFRRRSLA; encoded by the coding sequence ATGAGCCCGTCCGTACAGGTCGCCGGGCGAGACGGTGTCTCCCCTCTGCGGGTGATGCTCGCGATCCTCTGGCGTGATGTGGTCGTCACCTGGCGCGAGCTCGGTTCGGTCCTGGCCCAGGTGGTGGTCCAGCCTCTCGTCATGCTCTTCATCTTCGTCGGCGTGCTCGGCCGTCTGGCCTACGTCGATCCCACCTACCACGACGTGCTGCTGCCCAGCGTCGTGGCCCTTGCGGGGTTCGTCGCGGCGCTTCAAGCGGTGGCGCTGCCGCTGATGATGGAGTTCGGCTACACCAAGGAGATCGAGGACCGGCTGCTCTCGCCCATCCCGATCCCGCTCATCGGGTTGGAGAAGGTGCTGGTGGCCTCGTTGCGCGCGCTGGTCGCCGCCGCGGTCACGCTGCCCGTCGGCATGCTGATCACCCAGGACACGAGCTTCCGGGTCGAGGGCATCCCCCTGCTCGTCCTGTCGATCCTGCTCGGCGGCTGGGCCGCGGGGGCGATCGGACTGATCATCGGGACGTTGCTGCCGCCCAGCAAGGTCGGCATCATGTTCGCCTTGATCATCTCGCCGTTGCTGTTCACCGGCGGCACCCAGTATCCCTGGCCCTCGCTCGACAAGCTGCCCTGGTTCCAGTGGCTGACCGCGCTCAACCCGATGACCTACTCCAGCGAGGGAGTGCGCGCGGCGCTGGAGCCGCAGGTTCCGCACATCGAACCGTGGATCTCGCTCGCCGTGCTCGTCGGCTCGTGCATGGTGTTGACCGTGATCGGCGTGTTCAGCTTCCGCCGCCGATCACTGGCCTGA
- a CDS encoding MarR family winged helix-turn-helix transcriptional regulator — MTFDRSMVDQLRQTPLPQLVSIAGNVLNSRWNALLSQEHGVSTAGMNVLMALSRGPGTHTEIARRCWVHVSTLTGIVDTLARDRLVERQRDTADRRKVLLVLTPQGRKITERVGSMLRSASALAPTPANPEHEAIIRDFLIDTILLGEQEAAHGSTAGADSAE, encoded by the coding sequence ATGACGTTCGACCGGTCGATGGTTGACCAGCTGCGCCAGACGCCCCTTCCCCAGCTCGTGTCCATCGCCGGAAACGTGCTCAACAGCCGGTGGAACGCCCTGCTCAGCCAAGAGCACGGCGTCTCCACCGCCGGGATGAACGTGCTGATGGCGCTCAGCCGCGGGCCGGGCACTCACACCGAGATCGCCCGGCGCTGCTGGGTTCACGTCTCGACGCTGACCGGCATCGTGGACACGCTCGCCCGCGACCGGCTCGTAGAGCGTCAGCGAGACACGGCCGACCGTAGAAAGGTCCTGCTCGTCCTCACGCCGCAAGGCAGAAAGATCACCGAACGTGTGGGCAGCATGCTCCGCTCGGCGTCGGCGCTGGCCCCTACGCCGGCGAACCCCGAGCACGAGGCGATCATCCGCGACTTCCTCATCGACACCATCCTCCTAGGCGAACAGGAGGCCGCCCATGGCAGCACCGCAGGAGCGGACAGCGCCGAGTGA
- a CDS encoding ABC transporter ATP-binding protein, which produces MAAPQERTAPSDSAVKNAAVSIESLVKSYPGRSSNAVDGLSLEVRQGEVFGLLGPNGAGKSTTIGILTTRVIPTSGTARVFDVDVVSHPVAARRLLGVVPQVNNLDRALNAWQNLTFHAAYHGVPRSLRKAKAAQLMESFGLSGRDRDDIATYSGGMAQRLLIARALMHDPRMLFLDEPTTGLDPQSRLFVWDRIRELRAAGVTIVLTTHDMDEAAELSDRVGIIDHGRLLALGTVDELTHGLEGRSILDLTIGRVDLPAHDILSGVEGVESIEKIESGNSGPPGNPGGDPPPWGQSPPAATAPPAAESNQTRLRLYLSRDPALVLGPVAQTLAKHDCPITRVQIGEPSLEDVFISLTGRSLR; this is translated from the coding sequence ATGGCAGCACCGCAGGAGCGGACAGCGCCGAGTGACAGCGCGGTCAAGAACGCGGCCGTCAGCATAGAGTCCCTGGTCAAGTCCTATCCGGGCCGCTCCTCCAATGCCGTCGACGGCTTATCCCTCGAGGTACGGCAAGGCGAGGTCTTCGGCCTTTTAGGCCCCAACGGGGCGGGCAAGAGCACCACGATCGGCATCCTCACCACCCGTGTCATCCCCACCTCCGGCACCGCGCGCGTCTTCGACGTGGACGTGGTGAGCCACCCGGTGGCCGCGCGGCGGCTGCTGGGCGTCGTCCCCCAGGTCAACAACCTCGATCGGGCCCTCAACGCCTGGCAGAACCTGACCTTCCACGCCGCCTACCACGGTGTCCCACGCTCGCTGCGCAAGGCCAAGGCCGCCCAGCTCATGGAGTCGTTCGGGTTATCTGGACGCGATCGCGACGATATCGCCACCTATTCGGGCGGCATGGCCCAGCGCCTGCTCATCGCCCGCGCCCTCATGCACGACCCCCGCATGCTTTTCCTCGACGAGCCGACGACCGGCCTCGACCCCCAGTCGCGGCTGTTCGTCTGGGACCGCATCCGCGAGCTGCGGGCAGCCGGGGTGACCATAGTCCTGACCACCCACGACATGGACGAAGCCGCCGAGCTGTCCGACCGGGTCGGGATCATCGACCACGGCAGGCTGCTGGCACTCGGCACGGTCGACGAGCTCACCCACGGGCTGGAGGGCAGGAGCATCCTCGACCTGACCATCGGCCGGGTCGATCTGCCCGCTCACGACATCCTCAGCGGCGTCGAAGGCGTCGAGAGCATCGAGAAGATCGAGAGCGGGAACAGCGGCCCGCCCGGTAACCCCGGTGGCGACCCTCCGCCCTGGGGGCAGTCCCCTCCCGCCGCGACCGCGCCGCCGGCCGCCGAGTCCAACCAGACGCGCCTGCGGCTCTACCTGAGCCGCGATCCCGCCCTGGTGCTGGGCCCCGTCGCCCAGACGCTGGCCAAGCACGACTGTCCCATCACCCGGGTCCAGATCGGCGAGCCGAGCCTGGAGGACGTCTTCATCAGCCTGACCGGAAGGAGCCTGCGATGA
- a CDS encoding LysR family transcriptional regulator, which produces MDGVETRELRYFVAVAEELHFGRAAERLKMAQPPLSRAIRQLERRLGVQLLNRDSRGVSLTAAGETFLAEARRALDAVDAAVRRTRRAAMAKPTLVLTTKAGASHQLLKELLDAYAARPGAVEIDVLLCEIGEQRQLLLSGRADVAIMHAPFDLMTGLESVEILTEGQVAILPASHPLAKRSSLTMAEVSNVPDLPMARWPRHDFTYPPGPGPEVRSQSQLAQLVALGRTLLVIPASSRAWQWPEHVAVPVTDAPLATTLLAWPAGVQSPALADLVETVKEIRERLAKDFSSENGP; this is translated from the coding sequence GTGGACGGAGTGGAAACTCGCGAACTGCGGTACTTCGTGGCGGTGGCTGAAGAACTGCACTTCGGCCGCGCCGCCGAGCGTCTGAAGATGGCCCAGCCGCCGCTGTCCCGCGCCATCCGCCAGCTCGAGCGCCGCCTGGGGGTCCAGCTGCTGAACCGAGACAGTCGGGGTGTCTCACTCACCGCCGCAGGCGAGACCTTCCTGGCGGAAGCCAGGCGCGCGCTCGACGCCGTCGACGCCGCCGTACGCCGCACCCGCCGCGCCGCGATGGCCAAACCCACCCTGGTGCTCACCACGAAGGCAGGCGCATCCCACCAGTTGCTGAAAGAGCTACTTGACGCCTACGCCGCGCGCCCAGGAGCCGTCGAGATCGACGTACTGCTGTGCGAGATCGGCGAGCAGCGGCAACTGCTGCTCAGCGGCCGCGCCGACGTGGCGATCATGCACGCCCCGTTCGACCTGATGACCGGCCTCGAAAGCGTGGAAATCCTGACGGAAGGCCAGGTCGCCATCCTTCCGGCATCGCATCCGCTCGCCAAACGCTCCAGCCTGACCATGGCGGAGGTAAGCAACGTCCCCGACCTGCCGATGGCCCGATGGCCTCGCCATGACTTCACCTATCCGCCCGGCCCCGGGCCCGAGGTACGCAGCCAGTCCCAGCTCGCGCAACTCGTAGCCCTCGGACGAACACTGCTGGTCATCCCGGCCTCCAGCCGCGCCTGGCAATGGCCGGAACACGTCGCGGTCCCGGTCACCGACGCCCCCTTGGCCACAACCCTCCTCGCCTGGCCCGCCGGCGTCCAATCCCCCGCATTGGCCGACCTCGTCGAAACGGTGAAAGAAATCAGAGAGCGACTGGCCAAGGACTTCTCCTCGGAAAACGGGCCATGA
- a CDS encoding oxidoreductase yields MSTTSSSLPGGTWTLGDLTVTRFGYGAMRLTGPGVWGPPADRDEALAVLRETRNLGITHIDTADVYGPRVANELIREALHPYPGSLLVATKVGAVRDEQGGWPPAREPDQLRQQVDDNLKGLGVDRLDLVYLRLGNAEGPQPGSIARAFETLVELQQQGLIRHLGVSNATAEQVAEAQSIAPIVAVQNMYNLVYRHDDELIDRLAAENIAYVPFFPLGGFTPLQAEALSAVAKRLNTTPISVALAWLLQRSPNILLIPGTSSVKHLRENVTGAGLSLGDEDIAELEKIGRQG; encoded by the coding sequence TTGAGTACCACCTCTTCTTCGCTTCCCGGCGGTACGTGGACGCTGGGCGACTTGACGGTCACGCGATTCGGTTACGGCGCGATGCGGCTCACCGGGCCGGGGGTGTGGGGGCCGCCCGCCGATCGTGACGAGGCGCTCGCCGTTCTCCGTGAAACCAGAAATCTTGGGATCACGCATATCGACACCGCGGACGTGTACGGCCCGCGCGTCGCGAATGAGCTCATCCGTGAAGCACTGCACCCGTACCCTGGCTCTCTGCTCGTGGCCACGAAGGTCGGAGCGGTCCGTGACGAGCAGGGTGGTTGGCCGCCGGCTCGTGAGCCGGACCAGCTGCGTCAGCAGGTCGACGACAACCTCAAAGGCCTTGGGGTCGACAGGCTGGACCTGGTCTACCTGCGTCTTGGTAATGCCGAGGGGCCGCAGCCCGGTTCGATCGCCCGAGCGTTCGAAACGCTCGTCGAGTTGCAGCAGCAGGGGCTGATCCGGCACCTCGGCGTGAGCAACGCGACGGCGGAGCAGGTCGCGGAGGCCCAATCGATCGCGCCGATCGTGGCCGTGCAGAACATGTACAACCTCGTATACCGCCACGACGACGAGCTCATCGACCGGCTCGCCGCCGAGAACATCGCATACGTGCCTTTCTTTCCGCTCGGCGGGTTCACTCCGCTTCAGGCCGAGGCGCTTTCGGCGGTGGCGAAACGGTTGAACACCACGCCGATCAGCGTCGCGTTGGCGTGGTTGCTGCAGCGGTCGCCGAACATCCTGCTGATCCCGGGGACCTCGTCCGTGAAGCATCTGCGGGAGAACGTGACCGGCGCCGGCCTTTCGCTCGGTGACGAGGACATCGCCGAGTTGGAGAAGATCGGCCGCCAAGGGTGA